The following proteins come from a genomic window of Campylobacter coli 76339:
- a CDS encoding Histidine permease YuiF yields the protein MTLLTNPIIISVVLMTLLCLFRFNVLLSLLISALVAGIFSHIEIMETMSILIDGMKGNLKTALSYILLGAIAAAISRTNLTAYLIKVVSRFISHKKYLLLLSIALISCFSQNLVPIHVAFIPLLIPPLLSLFNKLKIDRRAVACALTFGLTTPYMVLPIGFGLNFQDLLRENLEKNGVNASLADVTNAMYYAAICMVLGLFLALFVFYRKPREYQEIEIQKIDFDNIKMGRKEWGVLVGLILTLVLQIFTMNLPLSGLLGFISMVILGGVEYKSVNDIFDDGLKLMGFIAFVMLVAAGYGEVLKQSGAVNELVNSVVPWMQENKFLAVFLMLLIGLIITMGIGTSFGTIPIIATLFCPLCLELGFSVALIIFILGVAGALGDAGSPASETTMGTSVGLSVDKQHDHIKDTCIPTFIFYNGPLLILGSIIAMFL from the coding sequence TTGACCCTACTTACAAACCCTATCATCATCAGTGTCGTTTTGATGACTTTACTTTGTTTATTTCGTTTTAATGTGCTTTTGAGTCTTTTGATTTCCGCTTTAGTTGCTGGAATTTTTTCTCATATTGAGATTATGGAAACTATGAGTATTTTAATCGATGGAATGAAAGGAAACTTAAAAACAGCTTTAAGTTATATACTTTTAGGTGCTATCGCTGCTGCGATTTCAAGGACAAATTTAACGGCTTATTTGATTAAGGTAGTCAGTCGTTTTATCTCTCATAAAAAATATCTTTTGCTTTTATCTATAGCTTTGATTTCTTGTTTTTCACAGAATTTAGTTCCTATCCATGTGGCGTTTATTCCTTTGCTAATCCCACCACTTCTAAGTCTTTTTAATAAATTAAAAATCGATCGTAGAGCTGTTGCTTGCGCCTTAACCTTTGGACTTACAACACCTTATATGGTTTTACCTATAGGTTTTGGACTTAACTTCCAAGATCTTTTAAGAGAAAATTTGGAGAAAAATGGGGTTAATGCCAGCTTAGCAGATGTAACAAATGCGATGTATTATGCTGCTATTTGTATGGTATTGGGGCTTTTTTTAGCACTTTTTGTATTTTATAGAAAACCAAGAGAATATCAAGAAATAGAAATTCAAAAAATTGATTTTGATAATATCAAAATGGGACGCAAAGAATGGGGCGTTTTAGTAGGGCTTATTTTGACTTTAGTTTTACAAATTTTTACGATGAATTTACCTTTATCAGGGCTTTTGGGCTTTATTTCTATGGTGATTTTGGGTGGAGTTGAATATAAAAGCGTCAATGATATTTTCGATGATGGCCTCAAACTAATGGGTTTTATCGCTTTTGTTATGCTTGTAGCGGCAGGTTATGGAGAAGTTTTAAAACAAAGTGGTGCTGTTAATGAGCTTGTAAATTCTGTGGTACCTTGGATGCAAGAAAATAAATTTTTAGCGGTATTTTTAATGCTTTTAATAGGTCTTATTATTACTATGGGTATAGGCACTTCTTTTGGGACTATACCTATCATAGCTACACTTTTTTGTCCGCTTTGCTTAGAACTTGGTTTTAGCGTAGCTCTTATTATATTTATCTTAGGGGTTGCAGGAGCTTTAGGAGATGCAGGAAGTCCAGCAAGTGAAACGACGATGGGAACGAGTGTGGGATTAAGCGTAGATAAGCAACACGATCATATAAAAGATACTTGTATCCCTACTTTTATTTTTTATAATGGTCCTTTGCTGATTTTAGGGAGTATCATAGCGATGTTTTTATAA